In Nitrosopumilus sp., one genomic interval encodes:
- a CDS encoding 50S ribosomal protein L40e has protein sequence MPITDPEKKRIAQQARLVMRICFKCGCRNDIDATRCRKCRNPYLRLKNRNLGVKK, from the coding sequence ATGCCAATTACAGACCCGGAGAAAAAGAGAATAGCACAACAAGCACGTCTTGTTATGAGAATTTGCTTCAAATGTGGATGCAGAAATGATATTGATGCAACCAGATGTAGAAAATGCAGAAACCCATACTTGAGACTAAAGAATAGAAATCTCGGGGTCAAGAAATAG
- a CDS encoding ATP-grasp domain-containing protein, with the protein MQLLEFQAKELFREYGINLLKSISSTNIEEGRKHAKELGYPFVIKIQVPVGGRGKAGGIQKCQNDDEFELKYPQVMDLTIKGEKARAILLEKMADIKKELYLSLFLNRSKRCYTIIASTEGGVEIESVKNQIIKEVGLGEVSDELAREVAKEMELEGNTAEQFVDTLKKLSKLTIEKEAELVEINPLAIMQDDSIMALDGKFVTDDNSNFRHPELQKYQEKTAIEEQAEKSGFSLVELDGDIAVVGNGAGLVMSTLDMLSDNGGKPACFLDVGGGATTESVYEALTLISKLDRVKGILVNLYGGIVKTTVVAEAFLKAYEDNLIDLPVFARLKGTESEKAKEMLDGSRTNIFDSVEEAINAAVMGIKK; encoded by the coding sequence ATGCAATTACTAGAATTTCAGGCTAAAGAACTATTTCGAGAATATGGAATTAATCTTCTTAAAAGTATCTCATCAACTAACATAGAAGAAGGCAGAAAGCATGCAAAAGAATTAGGATATCCATTTGTAATCAAGATTCAGGTGCCTGTAGGAGGCAGGGGAAAAGCAGGAGGAATTCAAAAATGTCAAAACGATGACGAATTTGAGTTGAAATATCCTCAAGTCATGGACTTGACAATTAAAGGAGAAAAAGCAAGAGCAATTTTACTTGAAAAAATGGCAGATATTAAAAAAGAACTGTATCTATCATTGTTTTTGAACCGTTCAAAAAGATGCTATACAATAATTGCATCTACTGAAGGTGGGGTAGAGATTGAATCAGTAAAAAACCAAATCATCAAAGAAGTGGGATTAGGAGAAGTCTCAGATGAACTTGCAAGAGAAGTTGCAAAAGAGATGGAATTAGAAGGAAACACAGCAGAACAATTTGTAGATACATTAAAGAAATTATCAAAACTTACAATTGAAAAAGAAGCAGAGCTAGTTGAGATAAATCCATTAGCAATAATGCAAGATGATTCAATCATGGCACTTGATGGAAAATTTGTGACAGACGATAATAGTAACTTTAGACACCCAGAATTACAAAAATATCAAGAAAAAACTGCAATAGAAGAACAAGCTGAAAAAAGTGGGTTTTCCCTAGTTGAACTAGATGGAGACATTGCAGTTGTTGGAAATGGTGCAGGATTAGTAATGTCAACACTAGATATGTTATCAGACAACGGCGGCAAGCCTGCATGCTTTCTAGATGTAGGAGGAGGTGCAACTACAGAATCAGTGTACGAAGCATTGACTTTGATTAGTAAGTTAGACAGAGTAAAAGGAATCCTAGTAAACCTCTACGGAGGAATTGTAAAGACCACTGTAGTTGCAGAAGCATTTCTTAAAGCATATGAAGATAACCTAATTGATTTACCAGTATTTGCCAGACTAAAAGGAACAGAATCTGAAAAAGCAAAAGAGATGCTTGATGGTTCTAGAACCAACATATTTGATTCTGTAGAAGAGGCAATTAATGCAGCAGTGATGGGGATAAAAAAATGA
- the dps gene encoding DNA protection during starvation protein — translation MSESKPNVVGINVLKQNGLDVDELVKELIKNAAVEFTAYYYFTNLRAHCTGMEGEGLKGIIEDARLEDLSHFESCIERIYQLGGSLPNDATEFIKISGCEFLQLPANPTDHKAILEKCLKAEQGAIVNWDKICKMTLGKDPATYDIAKDILAEEIEHESWFLELIYGRPSGHMRRKYAGERPHTRKHSRALDMA, via the coding sequence ATGTCCGAATCAAAACCAAATGTTGTTGGAATTAACGTTCTAAAACAAAACGGCCTAGATGTGGATGAGTTGGTTAAAGAATTAATCAAAAATGCAGCTGTAGAATTTACTGCGTACTATTACTTTACCAATCTTAGAGCACATTGTACAGGCATGGAAGGTGAGGGATTGAAAGGAATTATCGAAGATGCAAGATTAGAGGATCTTAGTCACTTCGAATCATGTATTGAGAGAATTTACCAATTAGGTGGATCTCTTCCAAATGATGCAACAGAATTTATCAAAATTTCTGGCTGTGAATTCTTACAACTTCCAGCAAATCCAACAGATCATAAAGCGATTCTAGAAAAATGTCTTAAAGCAGAGCAAGGTGCAATTGTCAATTGGGATAAAATTTGCAAAATGACTTTAGGTAAAGATCCTGCTACATACGATATTGCAAAAGACATCTTGGCTGAAGAGATTGAACATGAGTCTTGGTTCCTAGAGTTAATCTACGGAAGACCGTCTGGACACATGAGAAGAAAATATGCTGGAGAAAGACCACATACAAGAAAACATTCTAGAGCATTAGATATGGCATAA
- a CDS encoding CoA-binding protein, with translation MTDIFGLLKGKPGESDYNNKGVIVQGITGSYGSLHAGKMLEYGTNIVAGVTPGKGGQTWNESVPIYNTMQEAVDATDAKISIIFVPAKFFLSAAKDALEAGIKLLVAIPEHVPIRDTMEALDLAKKKGAVIIGPNTPGIMIPELIKIGIMPPMPFKAGKIAVLSKSGTLLYEISDALTNSGFGQSITIGIGGDPVNGTRLIDAFDMIKDIPDLEGLVVVGEIGGDSEEILAQRIIDSGFNKPTVAYIAGRAAPKEKRMGHAGAIVMGTYGSAESKVSMFNKANIPVAKRPAEVPVLLAGKMEKSD, from the coding sequence ATGACAGATATTTTTGGATTACTAAAAGGAAAACCAGGAGAATCAGATTATAACAACAAAGGAGTAATTGTTCAAGGAATTACCGGATCATATGGTTCATTGCATGCAGGTAAAATGTTAGAATATGGAACCAACATAGTTGCAGGAGTCACACCAGGTAAAGGTGGGCAAACATGGAATGAGAGCGTACCAATTTACAATACAATGCAAGAAGCAGTAGATGCAACAGATGCAAAAATTTCAATAATTTTTGTTCCAGCAAAATTCTTCTTGTCAGCTGCCAAAGATGCATTAGAAGCAGGAATCAAACTACTAGTTGCAATTCCTGAGCACGTACCAATCAGAGATACCATGGAAGCATTAGATTTGGCAAAAAAGAAAGGAGCAGTGATTATTGGTCCAAACACACCAGGAATAATGATTCCAGAATTAATTAAAATTGGAATTATGCCACCAATGCCATTTAAGGCAGGTAAAATTGCAGTGTTGTCAAAAAGTGGAACTTTGCTTTATGAAATTTCTGATGCACTAACAAATTCAGGATTTGGGCAATCCATTACAATTGGTATTGGAGGAGACCCTGTAAACGGTACAAGACTAATTGATGCATTTGATATGATCAAAGATATTCCAGATTTGGAAGGATTAGTAGTAGTTGGGGAAATAGGTGGAGATTCAGAAGAGATTTTGGCTCAAAGAATTATCGATAGTGGATTTAACAAACCAACTGTAGCATACATTGCAGGAAGAGCAGCACCAAAAGAAAAGAGAATGGGACATGCAGGAGCAATAGTAATGGGAACCTATGGTTCAGCAGAATCCAAAGTATCGATGTTTAATAAAGCAAACATTCCAGTAGCAAAAAGACCTGCAGAAGTACCAGTGTTACTAGCCGGAAAAATGGAAAAATCCGATTAG